A DNA window from Pithys albifrons albifrons isolate INPA30051 chromosome 7, PitAlb_v1, whole genome shotgun sequence contains the following coding sequences:
- the LOC139674182 gene encoding olfactory receptor 14J1-like has protein sequence MPNSSSISQFLLLPLADTRQLQLLHLWLFLGISLAALLGNGLIISAVACDHHLHTPMHFFLLNLSLTDLGCICTTVPKAMHNSLWDTATISYMGCAAQVFFFVFFISAEFFLLTIMCYDRYVAICKPLHYGTLLGSRACAHMAAAAWASGFLYSLLHTAHAFSLPLCHGNALDQFFCEIPQILKLSCLHSYLKELGLLVVSVYLAFGCFIFIVFSYVQIFRAVLRIPSEQGRHKAFSTCLPHLAVVSLFIGTGTFSYLKPPFISSQSLDLALSVLYSVVPPALNPLIYSLRNQELKDALRKMMTGCFSAARTCQFSSVQCSQ, from the coding sequence atgcccaacagcagctccatcagccagttcctcctcctgccattggcagacacgcggcagctgcagctcctgcacttgtggctcttcctgggcatctccctggctgccctcctgggcaacggcctcatcatcagcgccgtagcctgcgaccaccacctgcacacccccatgcacttcttcctgctcaacctgtccctcacagacctgggctgcatctgcaccactgtccccaaagccatgcacaactccctctgggacaccgcaaccatctcctacatgggatgtgctgcacaggtctttttctttgtcttcttcatctcagcagagtttttcctcctcacgatcatgtgctacgaccgctacgttgccatctgcaaacccctgcactatgggaccctcctgggcagcagagcttgtgcccacatggcagcagctgcctgggccagtggctttctctactctctgctgcacacagcccatgcattttccctgcccctgtgccatggcaatgccctggaccagttcttctgtgaaatcccacagatcctcaagctctcctgcttaCATTCCTATCTCAAGGAACTTGGGCTTCTTGTCGTGAGTGTCTATTTagcttttggttgtttcattttcatagttttctcctatgtgcagatcttcagggctgtgctgaggatcccctccgagcagggacggcacaaagccttttccacgtgcctccctcacctggccgtggtctccctgtttatcggcactggcacattttcctacCTGAAACCTCCCTTCATCTCATCCCAATCTCTGGATCTGgccctgtcagttctgtactcggtggtgcctcccgcactgaaccccctcatctacagcctgagaaaccaggagctcaaggatgccctgaggaaaatgatgactggatgtttttcagcagcaagaacctgccagttttcttctgtacagtgttCACAATAA